A genome region from Oryzias melastigma strain HK-1 linkage group LG12, ASM292280v2, whole genome shotgun sequence includes the following:
- the tnpo1 gene encoding transportin-1 isoform X1 has protein sequence MSVYKHRHMHRYAVLLYHRIKVLTLLTPDENNSFGIILVLQTGIVIDLLCVRLSSLKHFLQRLEQLNQYPDFNNYLIFVLTKLKSEDEPTRSLSGLILKNNVKAHYHNFPNGVSDFIKSECLQNIGDSSPLIRATVGILITTIASKGELQNWPELLPNLCLLLDSEDYNTCEGAFGALQKICEDSAEILDSDMLDRPLNVMIPKFLQFFTHRSPKIRSHAIACVNQFIISRTQALMLHIDPFIENLFALATDDEPEVRKNVCRALVMLLEVRLDRLLPHMHNIIEYMLQRTQDQDENVALEACEFWLTLAEQPVCKEVLCGHLSQLIPVLVNGMKYSEIDIILLKGDIEEDEAIPDNEQDIRPRFHRSRTVAQQHEGDGIEEEDDDDDELDDDDAISDWNLRKCSAAALDVLANVFRDDLLVHILPLLKELLFHPEWVVKESGILVLGAIAEGCMQGMIPYLPELIPHLIQCLSDKKALVRSITCWTLSRYAHWVVSQPPDIYLKPLMTELLKRILDSNKRVQEAACSAFATLEEEACTELVPYLAFILDTLVYAFNKYQHKNLLILYDAIGTLADSVGHHLNKPEYIQMLMPPLIQKWNQLKDEDKDLFPLLECLSSVATALQSGFLPYCEPVYQRCVNLVQKTLAQAMLHQSQPDQYEAPDKDFMIVALDLLSGLAEGLGGTIEQLVARSNILTLMYQCMQDKMPEVRQSSFALLGDLTKACFQHVKPCIGDFMPILGTNLNPELISVCNNATWAIGEISIQMGPEMQPYVAMVLHQLVEIINRPNTPKTLLENTAITIGRLGYVCPQEVAPMLQQFIRPWCTSLRNIRDNEEKDSAFRGICTMISVNPGGVVQDFIFFCDAVASWVNPKEDLREMFYKILHGFKNQVGEENWRRFADQFPMPLKERLAAFYGV, from the exons ATGAGCGtttacaaacacagacacatgcaTCGTTATGCTGTTCTATTATACCACCGCATTAAAGTATTAACGCTGCTCACTCCAGATGAGAATAATTCCTTCGGCATCATTTTGGTCCTGCAAACTGGGATTGTAATCGACTTGCTGTGTGTGCGGTTGTCTTCCCTTAAGCATTTTCTGCAGAGACTGGAGCAGCTGAATCAGTATCCAGACTTCAACAACTATTTGATATTCGTCCTGACAAAGTTGAAATCGGAAG ACGAGCCAACCCGATCCTTGAGCGGACTGATTCTGAAGAACAATGTCAAGGCTCACTATCATAACTTCCCAAACGGCGTGTCTGATTTCATCAAGAGCGAGTGCCTCCAAAACATCGGGGATTCTTCTCCCCTCATTCGGGCCACAGTCG GTATCCTTATCACCACAATTGCCTCCAAAGGAGAGCTGCAAAACTGGCCTGAGCTGCTGCCAAATCTTTGCCTTCTGCTGGACTCTGAGGACTACAACACATGTGAG GGAGCATTCGGAGCGCTGCAGAAGATCTGCGAGGATTCTGCTGAGATCCTGGACAGTGACATGCTGGACCGTCCGCTTAATGTCATGATCCCCaagtttctgcagttttttaCACACAGGAGTCCTAAAATTAG GTCTCACGCCATCGCCTGTGTCAACCAGTTTATCATCAGCAGGACTCAGGCGCTGATGCTTCACATCGACCCTTTCATCGAG AACCTGTTTGCTCTGGCGACGGACGACGAGCCGGAGGTGAGGAAGAACGTGTGCAGAGCTCTGGTCATGCTGTTGGAGGTCCGTCTGGACCGCCTCCTGCCGCACATGCACAACATCATCGAG TACATGCTTCAGAGGACTCAGGACCAAGACGAGAACGTCGCGCTGGAGGCCTGCGAGTTCTGGCTTACTCTCGCGGAGCAGCCTGTGTGCAAGGAGGTTCTGTGCGGTCACCTCTCTCA GCTCATTCCAGTGCTTGTCAACGGTATGAAGTACTCAGAGATTGACATCATCCTGCTCAAG GGCGACATTGAGGAGGATGAAGCCATTCCAGACAACGAGCAAGACATCAGACCCCGCTTCCACCGCTCCCGCACGGTTGCCCAGCAACACGAGGGTGATGGGATTGAagaagaggatgatgatgatgacgagcTGGATGATGATGACGCCATCTCTGACTGGAACCTGC GAAAATGCTCGGCGGCAGCGCTGGACGTGTTGGCCAACGTCTTCAGGGACGATCTCCTGGTGCACATCCTCCCTCTGCTCAAAGAGCTGCTTTTCCACCCAGAGTGGGTAGTCAAAGAGTCTGGCATCTTAGTGCTGGGGGCTATAGCTGAAG GCTGCATGCAGGGCATGATCCCATATTTGCCTGAGCTCATCCCACATCTCATCCAGTGCTTGTCCGACAAGAAGGCGCTGGTGCGATCCATCACCTGCTGGACCCTGAGCCGCTACGCCCACTGGGTGGTCAGCCAGCCGCCGGACATCTACCTGAAGCCTTTAATGACGGAGCTGCTCAAGCGGATTCTAGACAGCAACAAGCGGGTTCAGGAGGCCGCCTGCAG TGCCTTTGCCACCCTGGAGGAGGAGGCTTGCACAGAACTGGTGCCGTACCTGGCGTTCATCCTGGACACCCTGGTGTATGCCTTCAACAAGTACCAACACAAAAACCTGCTCATCCTTTACGACGCCATCGGAACGCTGGCAGACTCGGTGGGACACCACCTCAACAAACCA GAGTACATCCAGATGTTGATGCCACCATTGATCCAAAAGTGGAATCAGCTTAAAGATGAAGACAAAGATCTTTTTCCTCTATTAGAA TGTCTGTCCTCTGTAGCCACGGCGCTACAGAGCGGCTTCCTGCCATATTGTGAGCCCGTGTACCAACGCTGTGTCAACCTGGTCCAGAAAACTCTGGCTCAGGCCATG CTTCATCAGTCACAGCCAGACCAGTACGAGGCTCCTGACAAAGACTTCATGATCGTGGCTTTGGATCTCCTCAGTGGACTGGCCGAAGGTTTGGGGGGCACCATCGAGCAGCTGGTTGCTCGTAGCAACATCCTCACCCTCATGTACCAGTGCATGCAG gACAAAATGCCAGAAGTGCGGCAGAGTTCTTTCGCGTTACTTGGAGATCTGACTAAGGCTTGTTTCCAGCATGTCAAACCATGCATCG gTGATTTCATGCCAATATTGGGAACTAACTTAAACCCTGAGTTAATATCAGTGTGCAACAATGCAACCTGGGCAATCGGAGAGATATCTATACAAATGG GGCCTGAAATGCAGCCATACGTTGCCATGGTGCTGCACCAGCTGGTGGAGATCATAAACAGGCCCAACACTCCAAAGACTCTTCTGGAAAACACAG CAATAACAATTGGTCGTCTTGGTTACGTTTGTCCTCAAGAGGTGGCTCCCATGCTACAGCAGTTTATAAGACCCTG GTGCACCTCTCTGCGAAATATAAGAGACAATGAGGAGAAAGACTCCGCCTTCAGAGGAATTTGCACCATGATCAGTGTAAATCCAGGAGGCGTAGTGCAG GATTTTATATTCTTCTGTGATGCAGTGGCCTCCTGGGTTAATCCAAAAGAGGATCTGAGAGAAATGTTCTACAAG ATCCTTCATGGCTTTAAGAACCAGGTGGGAGAAGAGAATTGGAGGCGTTTCGCGGATCAGTTCCCGATGCCACTGAAGGAACGCTTGGCAGCCTTTTATGGGGTGTAG
- the tnpo1 gene encoding transportin-1 isoform X2 produces the protein MEWKPDEQGLQQILQLLKESQSPDTSTQRSVQQRLEQLNQYPDFNNYLIFVLTKLKSEDEPTRSLSGLILKNNVKAHYHNFPNGVSDFIKSECLQNIGDSSPLIRATVGILITTIASKGELQNWPELLPNLCLLLDSEDYNTCEGAFGALQKICEDSAEILDSDMLDRPLNVMIPKFLQFFTHRSPKIRSHAIACVNQFIISRTQALMLHIDPFIENLFALATDDEPEVRKNVCRALVMLLEVRLDRLLPHMHNIIEYMLQRTQDQDENVALEACEFWLTLAEQPVCKEVLCGHLSQLIPVLVNGMKYSEIDIILLKGDIEEDEAIPDNEQDIRPRFHRSRTVAQQHEGDGIEEEDDDDDELDDDDAISDWNLRKCSAAALDVLANVFRDDLLVHILPLLKELLFHPEWVVKESGILVLGAIAEGCMQGMIPYLPELIPHLIQCLSDKKALVRSITCWTLSRYAHWVVSQPPDIYLKPLMTELLKRILDSNKRVQEAACSAFATLEEEACTELVPYLAFILDTLVYAFNKYQHKNLLILYDAIGTLADSVGHHLNKPEYIQMLMPPLIQKWNQLKDEDKDLFPLLECLSSVATALQSGFLPYCEPVYQRCVNLVQKTLAQAMLHQSQPDQYEAPDKDFMIVALDLLSGLAEGLGGTIEQLVARSNILTLMYQCMQDKMPEVRQSSFALLGDLTKACFQHVKPCIGDFMPILGTNLNPELISVCNNATWAIGEISIQMGPEMQPYVAMVLHQLVEIINRPNTPKTLLENTAITIGRLGYVCPQEVAPMLQQFIRPWCTSLRNIRDNEEKDSAFRGICTMISVNPGGVVQDFIFFCDAVASWVNPKEDLREMFYKILHGFKNQVGEENWRRFADQFPMPLKERLAAFYGV, from the exons ATGGAGTGGAAGCCAGACGAACAAGGACTCCAGCAGATATTACAGCTGCTGAAGGAGTCCCAGTCCCCCGATACGTCCACGCAGCGGTCCGTCCAGCAA AGACTGGAGCAGCTGAATCAGTATCCAGACTTCAACAACTATTTGATATTCGTCCTGACAAAGTTGAAATCGGAAG ACGAGCCAACCCGATCCTTGAGCGGACTGATTCTGAAGAACAATGTCAAGGCTCACTATCATAACTTCCCAAACGGCGTGTCTGATTTCATCAAGAGCGAGTGCCTCCAAAACATCGGGGATTCTTCTCCCCTCATTCGGGCCACAGTCG GTATCCTTATCACCACAATTGCCTCCAAAGGAGAGCTGCAAAACTGGCCTGAGCTGCTGCCAAATCTTTGCCTTCTGCTGGACTCTGAGGACTACAACACATGTGAG GGAGCATTCGGAGCGCTGCAGAAGATCTGCGAGGATTCTGCTGAGATCCTGGACAGTGACATGCTGGACCGTCCGCTTAATGTCATGATCCCCaagtttctgcagttttttaCACACAGGAGTCCTAAAATTAG GTCTCACGCCATCGCCTGTGTCAACCAGTTTATCATCAGCAGGACTCAGGCGCTGATGCTTCACATCGACCCTTTCATCGAG AACCTGTTTGCTCTGGCGACGGACGACGAGCCGGAGGTGAGGAAGAACGTGTGCAGAGCTCTGGTCATGCTGTTGGAGGTCCGTCTGGACCGCCTCCTGCCGCACATGCACAACATCATCGAG TACATGCTTCAGAGGACTCAGGACCAAGACGAGAACGTCGCGCTGGAGGCCTGCGAGTTCTGGCTTACTCTCGCGGAGCAGCCTGTGTGCAAGGAGGTTCTGTGCGGTCACCTCTCTCA GCTCATTCCAGTGCTTGTCAACGGTATGAAGTACTCAGAGATTGACATCATCCTGCTCAAG GGCGACATTGAGGAGGATGAAGCCATTCCAGACAACGAGCAAGACATCAGACCCCGCTTCCACCGCTCCCGCACGGTTGCCCAGCAACACGAGGGTGATGGGATTGAagaagaggatgatgatgatgacgagcTGGATGATGATGACGCCATCTCTGACTGGAACCTGC GAAAATGCTCGGCGGCAGCGCTGGACGTGTTGGCCAACGTCTTCAGGGACGATCTCCTGGTGCACATCCTCCCTCTGCTCAAAGAGCTGCTTTTCCACCCAGAGTGGGTAGTCAAAGAGTCTGGCATCTTAGTGCTGGGGGCTATAGCTGAAG GCTGCATGCAGGGCATGATCCCATATTTGCCTGAGCTCATCCCACATCTCATCCAGTGCTTGTCCGACAAGAAGGCGCTGGTGCGATCCATCACCTGCTGGACCCTGAGCCGCTACGCCCACTGGGTGGTCAGCCAGCCGCCGGACATCTACCTGAAGCCTTTAATGACGGAGCTGCTCAAGCGGATTCTAGACAGCAACAAGCGGGTTCAGGAGGCCGCCTGCAG TGCCTTTGCCACCCTGGAGGAGGAGGCTTGCACAGAACTGGTGCCGTACCTGGCGTTCATCCTGGACACCCTGGTGTATGCCTTCAACAAGTACCAACACAAAAACCTGCTCATCCTTTACGACGCCATCGGAACGCTGGCAGACTCGGTGGGACACCACCTCAACAAACCA GAGTACATCCAGATGTTGATGCCACCATTGATCCAAAAGTGGAATCAGCTTAAAGATGAAGACAAAGATCTTTTTCCTCTATTAGAA TGTCTGTCCTCTGTAGCCACGGCGCTACAGAGCGGCTTCCTGCCATATTGTGAGCCCGTGTACCAACGCTGTGTCAACCTGGTCCAGAAAACTCTGGCTCAGGCCATG CTTCATCAGTCACAGCCAGACCAGTACGAGGCTCCTGACAAAGACTTCATGATCGTGGCTTTGGATCTCCTCAGTGGACTGGCCGAAGGTTTGGGGGGCACCATCGAGCAGCTGGTTGCTCGTAGCAACATCCTCACCCTCATGTACCAGTGCATGCAG gACAAAATGCCAGAAGTGCGGCAGAGTTCTTTCGCGTTACTTGGAGATCTGACTAAGGCTTGTTTCCAGCATGTCAAACCATGCATCG gTGATTTCATGCCAATATTGGGAACTAACTTAAACCCTGAGTTAATATCAGTGTGCAACAATGCAACCTGGGCAATCGGAGAGATATCTATACAAATGG GGCCTGAAATGCAGCCATACGTTGCCATGGTGCTGCACCAGCTGGTGGAGATCATAAACAGGCCCAACACTCCAAAGACTCTTCTGGAAAACACAG CAATAACAATTGGTCGTCTTGGTTACGTTTGTCCTCAAGAGGTGGCTCCCATGCTACAGCAGTTTATAAGACCCTG GTGCACCTCTCTGCGAAATATAAGAGACAATGAGGAGAAAGACTCCGCCTTCAGAGGAATTTGCACCATGATCAGTGTAAATCCAGGAGGCGTAGTGCAG GATTTTATATTCTTCTGTGATGCAGTGGCCTCCTGGGTTAATCCAAAAGAGGATCTGAGAGAAATGTTCTACAAG ATCCTTCATGGCTTTAAGAACCAGGTGGGAGAAGAGAATTGGAGGCGTTTCGCGGATCAGTTCCCGATGCCACTGAAGGAACGCTTGGCAGCCTTTTATGGGGTGTAG